In Seonamhaeicola sp. S2-3, the genomic window CAAACAAGTTTTTGTAGAGAGTAAAATTTCTGGTTTAAAGCGTGCTCAAGTTGCCGAAAAATTAAACATTACTATAAAAACTGTTGAGGGACATATTACCAGAGCTTATGCGTTACTAAAAACTTGTTTAGAAACGCAGTAGTTTTTTACACTTTCTTAATTACATTAGTTACAATACCCCAAATAATAAATTCATTTTCTGGTGTTACTTTAATAATAGGGTAGTTTGGGTTTTCTGGTTGTAGCCAAACTTCATCTTTATCTACTCTTAGGCGTTTTACGGTAAATTCGCCATCTAAAAAGCAAACGGCTATTTTATTGTTTTCGGGTTCTAAACTTCGGTCTATTACCAATAAATCATTGTCGTCTAATCCTGCGTTTATCATAGATTGCCCACTTACACGTGCAAAAAAGGTAGCTTCTTTATTTTTTATAAGTTCTTTGTCTAGTGATAAGCGTTGTTCTTTAAAATCTTCGGCAGGAGATGGGAATCCTGCTGAAATTCCGGCATCAACAAATAAAGCGCCTAAAGTGTCATCATGAGAGTCTTCGGGAGTGAAGAAGGTTAATTTTTCAGATTTATGTAATATCATTTTTTCTAGTGTTTTTTGCGTTAGGGATTGAACGGTTTGTTTGAGCTCCTTGTAGAGAGCGAGTAGTGAAAGCCCGACCCTTGTGGTAACGCCATAAAGATACTAATTATTTTACTACAATAATGTCTTTAATATTGGTGGTGTATCTTGGCGAAAGGCGTTCTTGACGCATTTTCCAGGTGCGTTTTAAATCTTGATTGGCTAGTTTTATTTTATAGTCGCCATATTTAGTGTTTAAATTATCAATAGATTTCATTAGGGGTTGGTGTTTTGGGTCTTCTCTTTCAAACATATTAAGTTGAAAATTATTGGTTGGTACTAAACCAGATACTATAACTCCTGCTTTTTTATATTTTATGTCTTTTTTAAAGATGGAAGTTACGGCTTTTACGGCTTCAGCGCTAATAATGAGCGATGAATTGGTGGGGTAGGGTAAGTTTATTACAGCGCTACCACGGTGTTGTTTATCATCTTTTTTATGCCTGTTGCTACTTAGTGTTACGTATATAACATAGCAGCTAGAGCCTTGTTTGCGTAGTTTTTCTGCACAATTTGTGGCAAAGGTAGCAATGCGTTCTTTTATATAGTTTAAATCATCATACGAAAAATCAAAACTGCGTGTGGTGGCAATGGCACGTTTGTTTTTTACTTCGTCTAGTTCTAATTGGGGTATGCCTTCTAATTCTTTTTTTAGTTTAAAACCTGTAGAGCCAAAGTTTTTGCGAACCCACGCATCGGGTAGGTTAACAAAGTCTATAGCTTTTTTACAGCCTTTATGTTTTAATTGTTTTTGTAGGCTTTTGCCAATGCCCCAAACGTCTTCTAATTTAATCCATTGTAATGCTTTTAGGCGTTTTTCTTGAGAGTCTATAACATAAACGCCCCCAGTTTTTTCAGGAAATTTACGCGCTATTTTATTGGCTACTTTACTTAAAGATTTTGTGGGAGCTATACCAACACATGTGGGAATACCGGTCCATTTTAAAATACGTTTTCGTATTTGGTGTCCGTAGTTGTTAAAATGAACATATTTAAAGCCTTTAAAGGCTACAAAAGCTTCGTCTATGCTATACACTTCTACATCTGGAGAGAACTGTTCTAATATTTTCATAACCCTGTTACTCATATCGCCATAGAGTGGGTAATTAGAAGAAAACACAGTAATGTTGTTTGCTTTACAGAAGTTATCCCATTTAAAAATAGGGGCTCCCATAGGCAAGCCTAAAGCTTTGGCTTCATCACTTCGTGAGATAACACACCCATCGTTATTACTAAGAATAGCAATTGGTTTTCCTTGTAAATTAGGGTTAAAAACACGTTCGCAAGAAGCATAGAAATTATTACAATCTACTAGCGCAAACATAGGATGTAAAGATACAAGAAAATGCTACTGAAAGGTATGTGAAAATTTAAAAAACCTCTATTTTTTTTGCAATATTATACCCAACACGTTTGTAAGTTACCACAGTACCGTTGGCACAAAATTTATAGGTTCCTGTTTTTTTAATTTCTTTAGCGTAGAGTAGTATAACATCTTCTACGGCACAATCATAATCGTTAGCTACTTTTTGTTTAATGTGCTTTATGGTGGCGCGTCCTTTTTTTAATTGATTTTGAATTTTTTGGTTTAATTTAGGCTCTGTAAAATCTGGTTGTACGTGGCAGGTATTGTCTTTTGTTTCTGTAATTTTTGTTTTTGGGGTATGGTCTTTAGGGGCTACTAAATCAATGTATTCCCAAGTAAAGTCGGCTTTAAGTAAAACGCGACGACCATCTTCGGTTTTAACAATGTGGTTGTTTTGAGAGAAGGTAGATATCGTTATAAAAAAAAGAAAAATACAAGCTAAATATTTCATGGAAATTAAAATAAGGTTTAGCTCAAAAGTACAACTTTATTTTTCATTCTTGTTTTTTAAGTTCATTATAAGCCTCTCTTAATTTTCCAACAACAGTCTTAATTTCTATTTCGTTTAAATGCCCAAAACCAAAACGGATGGCACAGGTATCTTTATCTTGGTATAAGATGGTTTTAGGAATAAACACCCCTTTTTTTTCGGCAGCTTCGGCAAATTTTACTAATGAAATTTTAGGTTTAAATTGTAGCCACATGGCTAAACCACCGTTAGGAATTTCAAAAGATATTTCATCTTTAAAATATGCTGAAAGGTATTTGCACAAACAATTGCGTCGTTGTTTATATACTACGATGTTTTTTTTCATGAGGCGATAAATTTCACCTTCATAAATTAATTCTGAAAGCATTTGTTGTTGTATAATATCGCCTTGTACATCAAGTAATTGTAAATAGTTTTTGGCTTCTAAAATTAAATTTTCGGGTGCTACAACAAATCCGGTTTGAAAGCTGGGGAATAAGGATTGTCCCATTTTCCCCAAGTAAATAACCATACCATTAACATCGGCACTGGCTAGGGGTAACATGGCAGAACCTTCAAACTGGAAATCGAAATCGTAATCATCTTCAATAATGGCAAATTGGTAAGTTTTTGCTAGTTCTAATAATTCTAATCGGCGTTCTGCACTTAAAATGTTAGTAGTTGGGTAATGCCTATTAGCACATACATACACACAACGGATGCTTCCTTTAATAAAATGCTTTTTAATGTATGAGACATCTAATCCGTGAGCGTCTACAGGAATGGTTCTAATAGTGGCTCCGGCTTGCTGAAAAATCATATTAGAGGCATAATGGCTTAATTGCCCTACTAAAACCACATCATTGGGTTTAATAAGTAATTGCGATACAATGTATAAACTCATTTCGGTACTGCGTGTACTTATTAAGTTATTGGGTTTTATATGAAATCCTCTGGTGGCGTTTAAATAATTACAAATTTGGGTTTCAAAAGTAGATTGAGAATAGGTGGTTTGATTCCATTTAGAAATTAACGATTTTCGTTTCATCACAGCACTGTACCATCTAGAAAATTGGTGTACTGGGTGCAACCTTAAATCGGGTTTCCCATCGTTAATACTGTATTTGGCGTTGGTTTCTTCAAATGTTGAAGCTAAATGAAAGGCTGGTTGAAAAGGAAAGCCTGTGGTTTTAGAATAGTCATATACCCTTTCAATGTGTTGGGTACTGGCTTTAATGGGAGCTGTAGGTTGTTCGGGTTCTAAAACAAAAGTGCCTTTGTTAGGAATAATTTCTACCCAACCTTGTGAAGCCAACTCGTCGTACACCGCAACCGCCGTGTTACGGTGAATGTTTAATATTTTACTAAAGGTACGCGTACCTGGTAAAACCGTTCCTTTAGAAAGATACCCACGTTGAATAGCATTAATAATTTGTTGTGCAATTTGAATATATACCGGATTGGTACCTGATTTCTCAAATTGAATTAATTGTTCTAAAAGGGTTATAACCGGACTATTCATTGTTTTTAAACTGGACTATTTTACTCGTCCGGAAAGTTACGACTTTTGCAGCGTATTAAAAATGTAACCAGTGTTATGAAAAAAAATCTTGTTTTATCAATCTTTTTAATGTCTTGTTTTTTAGGTGTTTCGCAAGAAAAACCACAAAAGCAAAATTTAGATACCGTAGTTATTGCTTCAACCAGAATAGATTTACCTTTTAAGGAAAACTCAAGAACCATTAATATTATTTCTTCTGAAGCTATTAAAAACAGTGCTGCTACCAATATTGCCGATTTATTACAGCAAGTAGCGGGAGTAGATATAAGACGACGCGGAACTGCTGGCGGACAAGCCGATTTATATATTAGAGGTGGTGGTTTTGATCAAACTTTACTTTTAATTGACGGTATTAAAATGGATGATGCACAAACGGGGCATCATACCATGAATGCTGCTTTACCTATTGAAGTTATAGA contains:
- a CDS encoding LexA family transcriptional regulator; amino-acid sequence: MILHKSEKLTFFTPEDSHDDTLGALFVDAGISAGFPSPAEDFKEQRLSLDKELIKNKEATFFARVSGQSMINAGLDDNDLLVIDRSLEPENNKIAVCFLDGEFTVKRLRVDKDEVWLQPENPNYPIIKVTPENEFIIWGIVTNVIKKV
- a CDS encoding Y-family DNA polymerase; this encodes MFALVDCNNFYASCERVFNPNLQGKPIAILSNNDGCVISRSDEAKALGLPMGAPIFKWDNFCKANNITVFSSNYPLYGDMSNRVMKILEQFSPDVEVYSIDEAFVAFKGFKYVHFNNYGHQIRKRILKWTGIPTCVGIAPTKSLSKVANKIARKFPEKTGGVYVIDSQEKRLKALQWIKLEDVWGIGKSLQKQLKHKGCKKAIDFVNLPDAWVRKNFGSTGFKLKKELEGIPQLELDEVKNKRAIATTRSFDFSYDDLNYIKERIATFATNCAEKLRKQGSSCYVIYVTLSSNRHKKDDKQHRGSAVINLPYPTNSSLIISAEAVKAVTSIFKKDIKYKKAGVIVSGLVPTNNFQLNMFEREDPKHQPLMKSIDNLNTKYGDYKIKLANQDLKRTWKMRQERLSPRYTTNIKDIIVVK
- a CDS encoding DUF3157 family protein is translated as MKYLACIFLFFITISTFSQNNHIVKTEDGRRVLLKADFTWEYIDLVAPKDHTPKTKITETKDNTCHVQPDFTEPKLNQKIQNQLKKGRATIKHIKQKVANDYDCAVEDVILLYAKEIKKTGTYKFCANGTVVTYKRVGYNIAKKIEVF
- a CDS encoding PLP-dependent aminotransferase family protein, yielding MNSPVITLLEQLIQFEKSGTNPVYIQIAQQIINAIQRGYLSKGTVLPGTRTFSKILNIHRNTAVAVYDELASQGWVEIIPNKGTFVLEPEQPTAPIKASTQHIERVYDYSKTTGFPFQPAFHLASTFEETNAKYSINDGKPDLRLHPVHQFSRWYSAVMKRKSLISKWNQTTYSQSTFETQICNYLNATRGFHIKPNNLISTRSTEMSLYIVSQLLIKPNDVVLVGQLSHYASNMIFQQAGATIRTIPVDAHGLDVSYIKKHFIKGSIRCVYVCANRHYPTTNILSAERRLELLELAKTYQFAIIEDDYDFDFQFEGSAMLPLASADVNGMVIYLGKMGQSLFPSFQTGFVVAPENLILEAKNYLQLLDVQGDIIQQQMLSELIYEGEIYRLMKKNIVVYKQRRNCLCKYLSAYFKDEISFEIPNGGLAMWLQFKPKISLVKFAEAAEKKGVFIPKTILYQDKDTCAIRFGFGHLNEIEIKTVVGKLREAYNELKKQE